The Candidatus Dormiibacterota bacterium genome segment TGTTGCCTTCCTCAAGCATCCGCGCTCGCGCCGTATTGACGCACCGAAAGCCGGCCTCGGATTCGAGGCGCTCAGCGGCTGCCTGAGATAGCGTGAGTCCAACCACGTCGCGGCCCAGTTGCTCTCCAAGCACGCGCACCGCGCCTTGAATCGTAGTCTTGCCGACTCCCGGCAAACCCTCGATGGCGACGAGCGAAGCGCGGGAGAGTTGCTGCAGCGACGCACGCTGCTCATCCGACAGGCGGAAGACGTGCCCACGAAGCGCGGCTTCTTGCTGCTCGTAAGACCGAATCGCAGCATCGACCTCAGACTGTGTAATACCCGAGGCGGTCTCCGCCAGGCGACGAGCATCAGCGTTCAAGGCATCTTCGATCGCCACGATCTCCGTCGTCGTCATCAGGGGCTGCACCGGATCGGCGGATAGCACACGCACCTCATCCGCGTGGACGATTAGGTCCCCTAGGCGTTCGATCTCATCGGGGTCAGATATCCGGGCCGAAAGCCATTGATCGATGTCCTCGCGCGTGAACGTGCTGCTTTGGGCAGTTACCGCGGTGAGGACCATCAGCGAATTCCGCCCGACCTGCGCGATGATAGATCGCTCCGATCGCTCGGCGTCCTGAAATTCCGGGAGATCCCGCAGCCGTTCTAGTAGCGCGGATGGCAGCTCAGCGACGTCTCCAGAGGCCTTCTTGCGCTCGCGTTCAATGGTTTCTTCCGTTGCGTGCTTCGCGCGGAGCTCCGCAAGCTGTTCGTTGGCATCCCCGCGATCGAACCCATCGGCAAGCAGCCCGGCGCGCGCGTCGCGTCGCTCTTGTTCATGCGCGGCGCGCATCGCGCCCACGCCAACGTCCCTGACAACTACAGCGCCATCTGGTCGTATCGAAAGCTCGCATCCGTAGCGCGCTGCAACGGCATGCAGCGTCGCCCAGGAGTCTGCAACACCGCGCTGCCGATCGATGTCGAGCGCCGTCAATAGGCGCGGCCCCAACGTCGCATCGACATAACGAGCGAATGCCCCGTCGCGCTCGCGATAACCCTCGAAAGAACGGCGCTCCTGACGAACGAGGCGCTCCTCGCGACGTTCCGCTCGCCACGCAGCGAGCTCAAATTTATCAGCCCAACGAACGTGAGCGGTGGAAAGCCCAGCATCCTGAACGACGGCTAGACCGCGATCATGGTCGAGGCCGTTGGCAAGCTCGACTTCGCGTTCGGCCCACGCAACCTTTCGGTGAAGCCCCGTGCGATCGTAGGCAAGCCCCGTTCCCGGGTCCACGGCACCGACGGCGCAATGGACGTGCAGATTGTCAGTGTCACGATGAACGACGGCCACACTCCGATGATGGCTCAGGCCGAGTTTATCAAGGATTTGCCCGACGTATGCATGTGCCTGTTCATCGGTTAGCAGTCCGCTCTCGCGTTCATTCCACGACCAGACCAAATGCATCGCGCTCGATCGGATGCCGGGGTTCCGCGCTCCGTCTGCGTCAATCTCTAAACTCGCTGTCGAGAACGAAGCGCAGTTCCGCACGAGTATCGACGAAGGCCGCGTCCCGCAGCCTGCGTCCGGTCGCCATACAGCGTCGACGCCAAGGTCGGGGCGCTGCTCGGATTCCGCGTAAACTCCGTCGAGCGCATCGGCGATCTCTCGGCGTGTCGCGCCCTTCTCGCTAATCGCGTACCCGACGAGGTACTCGATCAGGCCTGAGGCCGCGCCGCCTTTTGCAGGCGCAGCGCAGAGCTTACCGACCATCAGCCGCTCCAACCGCCGGCGCGCCGCCTGTCGCCCGTGCGAGCCTCTTCCGCATGCGGAGCCACTAGCGGTCGCATCGCCTCCGCGGCAATGCGCCTTGCCAATTCAAGTTCCGCAGCCACGGTCGAATGATCGCCTGCAGCTACAGCCTGCTGCGCGCTGGAGATCCGATATGAAAGCTGAGCGATCGGCTGAGCTAGCTCGGCTAACGCCGTCGCGAACGCGCGATTCGGTTGAGCGAGCGCGACACTAACGTATTCCGCCATCGAGACACCAGCCACCGCGGCCCGTTCGCGTAAGGCGTCACGCACGCAAGGTTTCACGTCGAGCGATAGCACGACGCGCCCGCCGTGTCGTTGCGTGCTTGAAACTCGTATGCCATTGGGCACCATCCTGCATCCTCATCCACAGTGGCAGTCGTTGGTGCTGTGCGGTCCTTATTGTCTTGCTCGATGCTGCCATTCTGTAGTGCGGATCACTATGCCACAGTGGCCTTTATCGCGTTGCCAAATCCCCGCGTCAGGAGTTGGCAGATTCTGCCAACTCTCGCTGTAAACACTTGGCATCACCGATTTGGTGAATGCGCTACGGTGTCACCACACATCCTCAACTTCCACGAGGTGAAAGGTGATTATCGAATCCAAACTCGCGGAGATCATCGCGCAGCTTGCCGGTAGATCTCCGTCGTCCCGAACGAGTGAGAAGCGCCGTCTGATCGAAGGCAACGTCGAAGCAATCCTCGCTCTCCATCGACGCGGCTTCTCGTGGTCTGCTCTCGCCCGTGAGCTATCTTCGGCAACCGACGAGCGCATTAGCGCCGACCTATTGCGCGCGGCGTGTACAAAGCGCGCTCGGCGACGTCGCTCGCGGCGCGCGAAGGCGGAAGCACCCATCACCACTACCGCCCCAGCAACCGTTGCGGCACAGACCGCTAAACCGACTTCGCCGCCGATCCGCGATAGGTTCGGCGCCAAGGGCCTACCGGCATGACGGCGGGGCGCGCAATCGTAGTCATGGCGCAAAAAGGTGGCGTCGGCAAAACGCACATCGCCAAGTCCCTCTACGACATCCTGCCGACTCGCGGTCGCAGCGTCGCAGCCTGGGACATCGACGCGGAGACCGGTACGTTTGCAGCGTACGACGCGGCGATTCACACTTTCGATCTCAATGATAAAGACAACACAAGTTCCTGGCTCGACGACTGCTTCCGCACAGATGTTGGCGACGTGCTTATCGATGTGCCCGGTGGCCATATCGAAGATGTAATCGAC includes the following:
- a CDS encoding AAA family ATPase; the protein is MVLTAVTAQSSTFTREDIDQWLSARISDPDEIERLGDLIVHADEVRVLSADPVQPLMTTTEIVAIEDALNADARRLAETASGITQSEVDAAIRSYEQQEAALRGHVFRLSDEQRASLQQLSRASLVAIEGLPGVGKTTIQGAVRVLGEQLGRDVVGLTLSQAAAERLESEAGFRCVNTARARMLEEGNNPVIPHNGIVVVDEAAMVDSRANGKILELARARGSVVVEIGDVRQLQPIDFGASFRIVRDAARDVGTYCELRDIQRQERGWHREAVVQLADAIAERDENARLAKVGAALRLLEDH